One genomic segment of Desulfurispora thermophila DSM 16022 includes these proteins:
- a CDS encoding acetyl-CoA decarbonylase/synthase complex subunit delta: protein MAVAIVKEKWTSKVNEMVLGAEPNVVKVGGESTLPFLFFEGEVPNRPVVALEVWDMEPTDWPDVLASAFSGVLSDPAAWAQKCVEYGADLVCLRLVSAHPDNKNASPEDCAKVAKAVADAVNVPLIVIGCGVEEKDAEIMTAVGEALAGKVALLGCATPNNYKTITAACMVNGHSIIASSPLDINLAKQLNILITEMGLAANRIAIDPLVGALGYGIEYAYSIMERARIGALTGDKMLAMPVICFVGQEAWKSKEAKTTADETPEWGDQYRRAILWETMTATTFVQAGGGILVLRHPEAVKQVLAHINKMMQK from the coding sequence ATGGCCGTTGCTATTGTGAAAGAGAAATGGACCAGTAAAGTGAATGAAATGGTACTGGGTGCCGAACCCAATGTGGTTAAGGTTGGTGGTGAAAGCACCCTGCCTTTCCTGTTCTTCGAAGGTGAGGTGCCCAATCGCCCGGTGGTGGCACTGGAAGTGTGGGACATGGAGCCCACTGATTGGCCTGATGTCTTGGCTTCAGCCTTTTCCGGGGTGCTGTCCGACCCGGCCGCCTGGGCGCAAAAGTGTGTGGAGTACGGTGCCGATCTGGTCTGCTTGCGCCTTGTCAGCGCCCATCCGGACAATAAGAATGCCTCTCCGGAAGATTGTGCCAAGGTGGCCAAGGCGGTGGCCGATGCGGTCAATGTGCCCTTGATTGTGATTGGTTGCGGTGTAGAAGAAAAAGACGCCGAAATCATGACGGCGGTAGGCGAAGCTTTGGCCGGCAAAGTAGCTTTGCTGGGTTGCGCTACCCCCAACAACTACAAGACCATAACGGCTGCTTGCATGGTCAACGGGCACAGCATCATTGCTTCCAGTCCGCTGGACATCAACCTGGCCAAGCAGCTCAATATCTTGATTACGGAAATGGGTCTGGCGGCCAACCGCATTGCCATCGACCCGCTGGTGGGTGCTCTGGGTTACGGTATTGAGTATGCTTATTCCATCATGGAGCGGGCGCGCATCGGGGCCCTCACCGGTGATAAAATGCTGGCCATGCCGGTAATCTGCTTTGTTGGTCAGGAGGCCTGGAAGAGCAAAGAAGCCAAGACCACCGCTGATGAAACACCCGAGTGGGGCGATCAGTACCGCCGGGCTATTCTGTGGGAGACCATGACCGCCACCACTTTTGTGCAGGCCGGCGGCGGCATATTGGTTTTGCGTCACCCCGAAGCGGTCAAACAGGTTCTGGCGCATATCAATAAAATGATGCAAAAGTAA